One genomic window of Sporosarcina ureae includes the following:
- a CDS encoding ethanolamine ammonia-lyase subunit EutB, with amino-acid sequence MNLSTTLGGERYVFHDLKEVLAKANEEKSGDRLAGIAAETVQERIAAKTVVSELLVSDIRNNPLIPIESDEVSLIIENDINEKVYGEIQNWSIAELREYILSNEVGDRELKRLSRGLTSEVIAAVTKLMSNLDLVHAANKIEILSTCNITIGQKGTLSSRLQPNHPTDNIDGIITSLKEGLSYGIGDAVIGINPVDDSVESVKRVLNATKDFIDEWEIPTQNCVLAHVTTQMKAIEQGAPADMIFQSIAGTEKAHRSFGISAELIAEAKDLSLKMGTGTGPQTLYFETGQGSELSAEAHYGVDQVTMEARNYGFARHYDPYIVNTVVGFIGPEYLYNSKQVIRAGLEDHFMGKLHGLPMGVDICYTNHIKADQNDIEDLSILLSAAGVNFIIAAPMGDDVMLNYQSMSFHDVATVLQTMGKTPAPEYLKWLEKMGIYENGMLSKHAGDLTLFNR; translated from the coding sequence GTGAATTTATCCACTACATTAGGCGGCGAACGATATGTGTTCCATGACCTAAAAGAAGTGCTAGCAAAAGCGAATGAAGAGAAATCTGGAGATCGTCTCGCAGGAATTGCGGCGGAAACCGTGCAAGAACGAATCGCTGCCAAAACAGTCGTCAGTGAGTTGCTTGTAAGCGATATCCGTAACAATCCACTGATTCCAATTGAAAGTGATGAAGTCTCACTAATTATTGAAAATGATATTAACGAGAAGGTCTATGGTGAAATCCAGAACTGGAGCATCGCAGAGCTGCGTGAATACATTTTGAGTAATGAAGTAGGCGACCGCGAATTAAAGCGTCTCAGCCGTGGATTGACTTCGGAAGTCATCGCAGCCGTCACAAAGCTAATGTCTAATCTCGACTTAGTGCACGCGGCTAATAAAATTGAAATCTTATCAACATGTAATATTACAATCGGTCAAAAAGGTACATTGTCTTCCCGTCTGCAACCGAATCATCCGACAGACAATATTGATGGAATCATCACTTCGTTAAAAGAAGGCTTGTCTTACGGTATCGGTGATGCGGTAATTGGAATCAATCCAGTAGATGATTCTGTGGAAAGTGTAAAGCGTGTGTTGAATGCAACGAAAGATTTCATTGATGAATGGGAAATTCCGACGCAAAACTGCGTACTCGCACATGTTACGACACAGATGAAAGCAATCGAACAGGGGGCACCTGCCGATATGATTTTCCAAAGTATCGCGGGAACAGAAAAAGCTCACCGTTCATTTGGGATTTCGGCAGAATTAATTGCAGAAGCGAAAGATCTATCACTGAAAATGGGCACGGGTACAGGTCCTCAAACGTTGTATTTTGAAACAGGACAAGGATCTGAATTATCGGCTGAAGCGCATTACGGCGTAGATCAAGTAACTATGGAAGCACGTAACTACGGATTTGCACGACATTATGATCCGTACATCGTTAACACAGTCGTCGGATTTATTGGACCAGAATACTTGTACAACAGCAAGCAAGTAATCCGTGCTGGCCTTGAAGATCACTTCATGGGCAAGCTTCATGGTCTTCCGATGGGTGTAGATATTTGCTATACGAACCATATTAAAGCAGATCAAAATGACATTGAGGATTTAAGTATCTTATTATCAGCGGCAGGTGTGAACTTCATCATCGCAGCACCAATGGGTGATGACGTTATGTTGAATTACCAGTCCATGAGCTTCCATGACGTGGCGACTGTTCTTCAGACGATGGGCAAAACACCAGCACCTGAATACTTGAAATGGCTTGAAAAGATGGGGATTTATGAAAATGGCATGCTGAGCAAACATGCCGGAGATCTCACGCTCTTCAATCGATAG
- a CDS encoding ethanolamine ammonia-lyase reactivating factor EutA produces MSNFNKHETIISAGIDIGTSTTKLIISRFSLRNVAGATHVPRIEITDKEILYKSPVFRTPLQDAVTIDVAGVQEIIRREYEKAEIQPSQIETGAVIITGETATKRNASEMLHLLSDEAGDFLVATAGPDLEGIIAAKGSGSYELSGKSGQVIANIDIGGGTANIAVFQDKQLLGTCTMHIGGRLIEFEHGKVRTISPPVERLLQDQGYTLQVGDPQNASAVTFVTTYMAEAMARILKNEVHAQDQVLLLGHEPNWLQPVDTIVFSGGISECMYHHTTEEVQEAKYDDIGIQLAEALLQNTSLQHFTWQEPVETVRATVLGAGTQTTEISGATIQVAPHELPLKNIPIYQYDFEENLETGLSQFEDAVQQAVTLYDSAKEGQNFALYLSNLPYLGFRDVQKLASAIVQIMNERPRPEQPIILVIQSDHAKVIGQTLAALHVKQSIICIDQINVETGDYIDIGNALTSGVVPVVVKTLTFHTT; encoded by the coding sequence GTGAGCAATTTCAATAAGCACGAAACCATTATTAGTGCAGGAATTGATATTGGCACAAGCACGACGAAACTGATTATCAGTCGATTTTCCCTACGTAATGTGGCGGGCGCAACACATGTGCCAAGAATAGAAATTACAGACAAAGAAATACTTTATAAAAGTCCGGTATTCCGAACGCCATTACAAGATGCAGTGACGATTGATGTAGCAGGTGTCCAAGAGATTATACGCAGAGAATATGAAAAAGCCGAAATCCAGCCTTCTCAGATCGAAACAGGAGCTGTTATTATTACCGGTGAAACCGCTACCAAGCGAAATGCCAGTGAAATGTTGCATCTTTTATCTGATGAAGCAGGTGATTTCCTCGTAGCAACGGCAGGCCCTGACTTAGAAGGCATCATTGCAGCAAAAGGATCAGGCAGCTATGAATTGTCTGGAAAAAGTGGGCAAGTAATCGCCAATATAGACATTGGCGGCGGAACGGCAAATATTGCAGTGTTCCAAGACAAGCAACTGCTTGGCACATGTACGATGCATATTGGCGGTCGCTTGATCGAATTTGAACACGGAAAAGTCCGTACAATTTCACCGCCTGTCGAACGGTTATTGCAAGACCAAGGCTATACGTTACAAGTTGGAGATCCACAAAATGCATCAGCAGTAACTTTTGTAACGACTTATATGGCAGAAGCGATGGCACGTATTTTGAAAAATGAAGTTCATGCTCAAGATCAAGTGCTGCTGCTCGGTCATGAACCGAACTGGTTGCAGCCGGTCGATACGATCGTCTTTTCAGGTGGTATATCCGAATGTATGTATCATCACACAACTGAAGAAGTTCAAGAAGCGAAGTACGATGATATTGGAATTCAACTCGCGGAAGCGCTGCTACAAAATACATCGTTGCAACACTTTACTTGGCAGGAGCCAGTGGAAACTGTGAGGGCTACTGTGTTGGGAGCTGGAACACAGACTACTGAAATTAGCGGGGCTACCATACAGGTTGCACCACATGAGTTGCCATTAAAGAACATCCCAATTTATCAATACGACTTTGAAGAAAATCTGGAGACAGGATTATCCCAGTTCGAAGATGCGGTTCAGCAGGCAGTTACTTTATACGATTCAGCAAAAGAAGGGCAAAACTTCGCACTTTATCTATCCAATCTTCCCTATCTCGGATTTCGCGATGTGCAGAAACTGGCTAGTGCAATTGTTCAGATCATGAACGAGAGGCCGCGACCTGAACAACCGATTATATTGGTCATTCAATCAGATCATGCCAAAGTGATTGGCCAAACACTGGCAGCGTTACACGTGAAACAAAGTATTATTTGTATAGATCAAATCAATGTGGAAACAGGCGATTACATCGATATCGGCAATGCGCTCACTTCAGGCGTCGTGCCGGTCGTCGTGAAAACCTTAACTTTCCATACAACGTAA
- a CDS encoding EutP/PduV family microcompartment system protein, with product MRNKAMLIGAVRAGKSTLTNALLGREVEAFKTQTLSYYDWIVDTPGEYTENPMFYKNIMATALEVTHVLYLQDATSEKLIFPPGFSMGIPKLPIGVITKCDLPDADIDRSLGMLKTVMNEGPIVMVSSKTGMGIEHLKELTKLNDLQAMRHYAESKADQHLIFLG from the coding sequence ATGCGAAACAAGGCGATGCTGATCGGTGCGGTACGGGCGGGAAAGTCTACATTGACAAATGCCTTATTGGGCCGAGAAGTAGAAGCTTTCAAAACGCAAACGCTCAGTTATTATGATTGGATTGTTGATACTCCGGGCGAGTACACAGAAAATCCAATGTTCTACAAAAATATTATGGCTACCGCGCTTGAAGTAACGCACGTATTGTATTTGCAAGACGCAACGAGTGAGAAGCTTATTTTCCCGCCAGGTTTCAGCATGGGCATCCCGAAACTACCCATTGGAGTGATCACCAAATGCGACCTTCCGGATGCGGATATAGATCGTTCACTTGGCATGTTAAAGACTGTCATGAACGAAGGGCCTATCGTTATGGTTTCTTCTAAAACGGGCATGGGCATCGAACATCTTAAGGAATTGACAAAGCTTAACGACCTTCAAGCGATGCGACATTACGCAGAGTCAAAAGCTGACCAGCACTTGATCTTTCTCGGCTAA
- the eutS gene encoding ethanolamine utilization microcompartment protein EutS: protein MSEEKKRFIQEFVPGKQITLSHLIANPDPDMFQKLGIQEAGALGILTCTPSETVIIAGDLATKAANVRIGFLDRFTGSLVVVGSVSEVEMAMLEINRFLSEKLKYTPAEITKS from the coding sequence ATGAGCGAAGAAAAGAAACGATTTATACAGGAATTTGTTCCAGGAAAACAGATTACACTCAGTCATTTGATTGCTAATCCCGATCCTGATATGTTTCAGAAGTTAGGCATCCAAGAGGCCGGTGCCTTAGGTATCCTCACTTGCACACCGAGTGAAACGGTAATTATTGCAGGTGACTTGGCTACGAAAGCAGCGAATGTTCGCATTGGATTCCTCGATCGATTTACCGGTAGTCTTGTCGTTGTAGGTAGTGTTTCGGAAGTAGAGATGGCTATGCTAGAGATAAATCGCTTTTTATCGGAGAAGTTAAAGTATACGCCAGCTGAAATTACAAAATCATAA